The genomic stretch CATGCCGGATGGTCAGGTCATGCAAGCATTGTTTGGGCAAACACGCGGTGAAGGCCGTTTGGTGCAGCACATGATGCAGCGCCTTGGTTTGCGCGACAGCGTATTTTTCGATTTCAGCAAGCCGCTGTCACGTCTGGCTTTGTGGCGTGGGCAAGAATTGGAACAATTGATTCTGTACTTGGGTGCAGTGTTTCATTTTCAGGCATTGCGGCGCATCGTTACCCGTGATGACCTGCTCAAAGTCCAGCAATTATTGGGTGATGACCTTTACCGTTTTCTGCAACAGCGAGCACCGTTGTTAACCCACAATGTGACCACGGAGATTGCTTTCCCCGCGCACATGGGTTTGAAGAAGCGTTTTGCATTAGCAGGGATGTTGTGTTTGCGAGCCGCGTTTGCTGA from Thiothrix litoralis encodes the following:
- a CDS encoding SctK family type III secretion system sorting platform protein; this translates as MNPTDHFDITNELSQAVWRFNFRPDSYLHASWLATMPDGQVMQALFGQTRGEGRLVQHMMQRLGLRDSVFFDFSKPLSRLALWRGQELEQLILYLGAVFHFQALRRIVTRDDLLKVQQLLGDDLYRFLQQRAPLLTHNVTTEIAFPAHMGLKKRFALAGMLCLRAAFADYPSAFWKRLAYKLEREFYVLWKRHAKCGAEMDTQTAECAVLVQKVAIEIKMGVSRDGKILFN